From a region of the Zonotrichia albicollis isolate bZonAlb1 chromosome 5, bZonAlb1.hap1, whole genome shotgun sequence genome:
- the BTC gene encoding probetacellulin isoform X2, giving the protein MEAAAAPAPGGGPGTLLLCLALASGLALFSCVGADTNVTAGHGTEGLSCGTAKACTGNGTQPRRQGHFSRCPEEYQHYCVKGRCRFLVAEQAPACVCERGYTGARCERVDLFYLRGDQGQIVIISLIVAIAALIILVVGICLCSHHCRRQRRKRKAEEMETLNKDGPSTSEDVRETGIA; this is encoded by the exons atggaggcggcggcggccccggccccgggcggcgGCCCCGGtaccctgctgctctgcctggcccTCGCCTCCG GCTTGGCACTCTTCAGCTGCGTGGGCGCCGATACCAACGTGACGGCCGGGCACGGCACGGAGGGGCTCAGCTGCGGCACAGCCAAGGCATGCACAG GGAACGGCACGCAGCCGCGGCGGCAGGGCCACTTCTCGCGGTGCCCCGAGGAGTACCAGCACTACTGTGTCAAGGGCAGATGCCGCTTCCTCGTGGCCGAGCAGGCCCCCGCTTGTGT GTGCGAGCGGGGCTACACCGGGGCTCGCTGCGAGAGGGTGGATCTGTTCTACCTGCGAGGGGACCAGGGCCAAATCGTCATCATCTCCCTGATCGTCGCCATCGCCGCCCTCATCATCCTCGTTGTTGGCATCTGCCTCTGCAGCCA CCACTGTAGGAGGCAGCGTAGGAAGAGGAAGGCAGAAGAGATGGAAACGCTAAACAAGGACGGACCTTCCACAAGTGAAGATGTGCGGGAAACGGGCATTGCGTGA
- the CDKL2 gene encoding cyclin-dependent kinase-like 2 has translation MDKYQVLGLVGEGSYGMVTKCRNRESGQIVAVKKFLESDDDAAVRKIALREIKLLKQLRHENLVNLLDVCKRKKRWYLVFEFVDHTMLNDLEDSPNGLDFERVRKYLFQIMRAIAFCHSHNIIHRDIKPENILVSQSGVVKLCDFGFARPLAASGEAYTDYVATRWYRAPELLVGDSKYGRPVDVWAVGALITEMLTGEALFPGDSDIDQLYHITKCLGNLIPRQQELFYKNPLFAGLKLPEVKELESLEKRYPKLPAEALELAKECLQIDPDERPSCAQLLQGDFFNKDGFAERFTQELKQIIQKDTRDHQFQKKSKVNKRDKDDVSEERKIISVQDFSVGPRSKDGKLIKTKPSKADAEKADRSSKLSFLYDNTIHPLKLSPQTNLKDSSSNLDYAKNLGTFIPPINQNFSPTFGVGSGPGSLNYRLDEKSKKYLNPLLKARKPSPVGRCNVSLTPASKKKWEFLKTNVRLPELNHLPELRGAEAQHPRFLKKENRMFAESRVPSLAAIDLHNSSLPSQQLSGTLMPDASEATYPRVEH, from the exons ATGGACAAGTAccaggtgctggggctggtgggagaAGGCAGCTACGGGATGGTGACCAAGtgcaggaacagggagagcGGGCAGATCGTGGCCGTCAAGAAGTTCCTGGAGAGCGACGACGACGCGGCGGTGCGGAAAATCGCCCTGAGGGAAATCAAACTGCTCAAG CAACTGAGGCACGAGAACCTGGTGAACCTGCTGGATGTGTGtaagaggaagaagaggtggTACCTGGTGTTTGAGTTTGTGGATCACACGATGCTCAATGACCTCGAGGACTCTCCCAATGGACTGGACTTCGAGAGGGTTCGGAAATACTTGTTTCAGATTATGAGAGCAATTGCCTTTTGTCACAGCCATAAT ATAATCCATCGGGATATTAAGCCAGAGAACATCCTGGTTTCCCAGTCAGGAGTTGTGAAACTCTGCGACTTCGGGTTTGCCCGGCCCTTGGCCGCTTCTGGGGAAGCTTACACGGACTACGTGGCCACCCGCTGGTACAGAGCCCCGGAGCTGCTGGTGGGGGACAGCAAATACGGCAG GCCTGTGGACGTGTGGGCTGTTGGTGCCCTGATAACAGAAATGCTTACAGGagaggcccttttccctggagactCAGACATTGACCAGCTCTACCATATCACCAAGTGCCTGG GTAACTTAATTCCAAGACAACAGGAGTTATTCTATAAAAACCCCCTCTTTGCCGGCCTGAAGTTGCCCGAGGTGAAGGAGCTCGAATCCCTGGAGAAACGCTATCCCAAGCTCCCTGCTGAAGCGCTGGAATTAGCCAAG GAGTGCTTGCAGATTGACCCAGACGAGAGACCGTCCTgcgcccagctcctgcagggtgaTTTCTTCAACAAGGACGGCTTTGCTGAGAG ATTTACTCAGGAGCTTAAACAAATAATCCAGAAAGATACCAGAGACCATCAGTTTCAAAAAAAATCTAAAGTCAATAAAAGGGACAAAGATGATgtttcagaagaaagaaaaatcatcaGCGTCCAG GATTTCAGCGTAGGCCCAAGGAGCAAAGATGGGAAGCTGATAAAGACCAAGCCCTCTAAAGCTGATGCAGAGAAAGCAGATCGATCCTCTAAGCTGAGCTTCCTCTATGACAACACAATCCACCCATTGAAATTGAGCCCTCAGACCAACCTGAAAGATTCCAGCAGCAACTTGGACTATGCCAAGAACCTGGGCACATTTATCCCTCCCATCAACCAGAACTTCTCTCCTACATTTGGGGTGGGGTCTGGGCCTGGGAGCCTTAATTACAG ACTTGATGAAAAGAGTAAAAAATACTTGAACCCCTTGCTAAAGGCACGGAAGCCTTCTCCAGTGGGGCGTTGCAATGTCAGCCTGACACCG GCAAGTAAGAAGAAATGGGAATTCCTCAAGACAAATGTGCGTTTGCCAGAACTAAATCATCTCCCCGAGCTGAGGGGAGCGGAAG CTCAGCATCCCAGATTTCTGAAGAAGGAAAATAGAATGTTTGCAGAGTCCCGAGTCCCCTCCCTCGCTGCTATCGACCTTCATAACTCAAGTCTGCCTTCACAGCAG CTGTCAGGGACCTTGATGCCGGATGCATCAGAAGCCACCTACCCCAGGGTCGAGCACTAG
- the BTC gene encoding probetacellulin isoform X1, whose translation MRTQGAGGQAARIGLCELSAPWEASKCPHTGRRSPASQPPPREPPGPCPSGRTCPRSLGAAWAGLALFSCVGADTNVTAGHGTEGLSCGTAKACTGNGTQPRRQGHFSRCPEEYQHYCVKGRCRFLVAEQAPACVCERGYTGARCERVDLFYLRGDQGQIVIISLIVAIAALIILVVGICLCSHHCRRQRRKRKAEEMETLNKDGPSTSEDVRETGIA comes from the exons ATGAGGACACAGGGAGCGGGAGGCCAGGCTGCCAGGATTGGGCTGTGCGAACTCTCCGCTCCCTGGGAAGCCTCCAAGTGCCCCCACACGGGACGGCGCAGCCCCGCCTCGCAGCCACCTCCGCGGGAGCCACCCGGGCCCTGCCCGTCAGGCAGGACCTGTCCCCGCTCCCTGGGCGCCGCCTGGGCCG GCTTGGCACTCTTCAGCTGCGTGGGCGCCGATACCAACGTGACGGCCGGGCACGGCACGGAGGGGCTCAGCTGCGGCACAGCCAAGGCATGCACAG GGAACGGCACGCAGCCGCGGCGGCAGGGCCACTTCTCGCGGTGCCCCGAGGAGTACCAGCACTACTGTGTCAAGGGCAGATGCCGCTTCCTCGTGGCCGAGCAGGCCCCCGCTTGTGT GTGCGAGCGGGGCTACACCGGGGCTCGCTGCGAGAGGGTGGATCTGTTCTACCTGCGAGGGGACCAGGGCCAAATCGTCATCATCTCCCTGATCGTCGCCATCGCCGCCCTCATCATCCTCGTTGTTGGCATCTGCCTCTGCAGCCA CCACTGTAGGAGGCAGCGTAGGAAGAGGAAGGCAGAAGAGATGGAAACGCTAAACAAGGACGGACCTTCCACAAGTGAAGATGTGCGGGAAACGGGCATTGCGTGA
- the PARM1 gene encoding prostate androgen-regulated mucin-like protein 1, giving the protein MGSCCRPLFLALLLLPAGLGHDSPEPPLIPIRPPLLWGGVPVKPDSRDGPTPAPGQPQLPLATGPSGDGTSSRPLEGDGHNASTPVAALSPAPVPVSSMATAGGPSVASSPSSVPAAPEAPRTANPAGVARSTLDLGAAASPTELAVPSPAPSLPSSQPTSPPGTGPSPTPVLESPAMTQPPLLAKDVPSLGTLAMAPSLATEPTSPPVTVMSPTEAQATASEKTTGVTMEEVPRALSAGSIVAITVTVIVVVVLVFGAAAYLKIRHSSYGRLLDDHDYGSWGNYNNPLYDDS; this is encoded by the exons ATGGGCAGCTGCTGCCGCCCGCTCTTCctcgccctcctcctcctcccggcAG GACTGGGCCATGactccccagagccacccctcATCCCCATCCGCCCCCCCTTGCTTTGGGGGGGTGTCCCAGTGAAACCAGACTCCAGGGATGGCCCCACACCGGctccaggccagccccagctgcccttggccACGGGACCCTCCGGAGATGGGACATCCTCCAGGCCCCTGGAGGGGGATGGCCACAATGCCAGCACCCCGGTGGCAGCACTGtcccctgctcctgtccctgtgagcTCCATGGCCACAGCAGGAGGTCCCTCCGtggcctccagccccagctcggTGCCAGCCGCCCCGGAGGCTCCCCGGACAGCAAATCCTGCCGGCGTGGCAAGAAGCACCCTGGatttgggggcagctgccagccccacggagctggctgtgccatcccctgccccctcccttcccagcagccAGCCCACCTCACCCCCCGGCACGGGCCCGTCCCCGACACCCGTCCTGGAGAGCCCGGCCATGACACAGCCGCCACTGCTGGCCAAGGATGTCCcttccctggggacactggcCATGGCACCGAGCCTGGCCACGGAGCCAACATCCCCCCCAGTGACTGTGATGAGCCCCACGGAAGCCCAGGCCACAGCCTCGGAGAAAACCACTGGGGTCACCATGGAGGAGGTACCACGTGCCCTGAGTGCAG GCAGCATTGTGGCCATAACCGTGACGGTCATCgtggtggtggtgctggtgtTCGGGGCAGCTGCCTACCTCAAGATCAG GCACTCCTCCTATGGAAGGCTTCTGGATGACCACGACTACGGCTCCTGGGGCAACTACAACAACCCCCTGTATGATGATTCCTAG
- the RCHY1 gene encoding RING finger and CHY zinc finger domain-containing protein 1: MILTGPFLVGIFYDSVIGRGVPSGDIPSPPGRGPVSPALGDPASAGSSDGTSPELPSHSNQGSARRGTRGFQPGSGGAIQTSKSSGTGCEEAEEVERDGAALAAMATAGGSEGGEPGREQGCEHYRRGCRLRAPCCRKLYPCRLCHDAAEEHQLDRFQVSEVQCSSCRLLQKAQQHCEGCGSLFGEYYCDICHLFDRDKKQYHCQECGICRIGPKEDFFHCSKCNLCLSLSLQGKHKCIENVSRQDCPICLEDIHTSRVGAHVLPCGHLLHRTCYDEMLKEGYRCPLCMHSALDMTRYWRQLDNEVAQTPMPTEYQNMMVEILCNDCNARSTVQFHLLGMKCQSCESYNTAQDGRCRLSLEEQ, translated from the exons atgatcctgaCGGGTCCCTTCCTAGTCggaatattctatgattctgtgattggtCGTGGAGTTCCCTCTGGAGACATTCCCAGCCCGCCTGGACGCGGCCCTGTAtcacctgctctgggtgaccccGCCTCGGCAGGGAGCTCGGACGGGACATCGCCAGAGCTCCCCTCCCACTCGAACCAGGGTTCAGCGAGAAGGGGAACACGAGGCTTCCAGCCGGGGAGCGGGGGAGCCATTCAAACCTCCAAATCCTCCGGAACCGGCTGTGAGGAAGCGGAAGAGGTGGAGCGGGACGGGGCAGCCTTGGCGGCCATGGCCACGGCGGGGGGATCGGAGGGAGGCGAGCCGGGACGCGAGCAGGGATGCGAGCACTACCGGCGGGGCTGCCGGCTGCGG GCCCCGTGCTGCAGGAAGCTGTACCCGTGCCGGCTGTGCCACGACGCAGCCGAGGAGCACCAGCTGGATCGGTTCCAGGTGTCCGAGGTGCAGTGCAGCAGCTGCCGGCTCCTGCAGAAG GCCCAGCAGCACTGTGAGGGCTGTGGCAGCCTCTTTGGGGAGTACTACTGTGACATCTGCCACCTGTTTGACCGTGACAAGAAGCAGTACCACTGCCAGGAGTGCGGCATCTGCAG GATTGGCCCCAAGGAGGATTTCTTCCACTGCTCCAAGTGTAATTTGTGCCTGAGCCTGAGTCTCCAAGGAAAGCACAAG TGTATTGAAAATGTCTCCAGGCAGGACTGTCCAATATGTTTGGAG GATATTCACACATCTCGTGTTGGAGCCCATGTTCTGCCATGTGGTCACCTTCTTCACAG AACATGTTACGATGAAATGCTGAAGGA AGGCTACAGGTGTCCCTTGTGCATGCACTCGGCCTTGGACATGACCAGGTACTGGCGCCAGCTGGACAACGAGGTGGCACAGACTCCCATGCCCACCGAGTACCAGAACATGATGGTGGAG ATCCTTTGCAACGACTGCAACGCCCGCTCCACGGTGCAGTTCCACCTGCTGGGCATGAAGTGCCAGAGCTGTGAGTCCTACAACACGGCCCAGGACGGGCGGTGCCGGCTGTCCTTGGAGGAGCAGTGA